The Candidatus Desulfarcum epimagneticum genome contains a region encoding:
- the tolB gene encoding Tol-Pal system protein TolB encodes MFIVLIVWAAAAVFLNPAPVFAKRDYIDIDNPLLRKIPLAIPLCVPMSGSADELDMSRILTDFFVNTLRLTGYFMIIDPESLEASALGPQRPARKIVLAHRDFPDWLQSGAELLVTCGISIKNDMMDMELRLYDIYRKTLLMGKRYRGHKKDYRKMALRFCGDLAFILTGSRWLFETKIAFVSTSAGKKEVYICEFDGRDPTRFSFANSIVLSPSWSSDGRWLAYTSYMAGRPDIYVRNLKHKGGSVISRKGINAFPDWFPGRFAFAATLSYSGDPEIYLLTGDGKIVKRLTYSKGIDVSPSWSPDGKHLAFVSDRSGTPQVYVKNMASNQVRRLTFDGAYNASPDWSPKGDRIAFSGVKDGRFHIFVIGAGGGKAIQLTRGSGNNESPSWSPNASHIAFSSSRSGAYRIYVMTASGNGQHRLTLLPGEQTDPEWSPVIKKR; translated from the coding sequence ATGTTTATCGTTTTGATCGTCTGGGCCGCGGCGGCCGTTTTCCTGAATCCGGCCCCGGTTTTCGCAAAGCGGGATTATATTGATATCGACAACCCCCTGCTCAGGAAGATTCCGCTGGCCATTCCCCTTTGCGTTCCCATGTCCGGCTCCGCCGACGAGCTGGACATGTCGCGCATTCTGACCGATTTTTTTGTCAACACCCTGAGATTGACGGGGTATTTCATGATCATTGATCCCGAATCCCTGGAGGCCTCGGCCCTGGGGCCCCAGAGACCGGCCCGGAAAATCGTTCTGGCCCATCGGGATTTCCCGGACTGGCTCCAAAGCGGGGCCGAGCTTCTGGTCACATGCGGGATTTCTATCAAAAACGATATGATGGACATGGAGCTTCGGCTCTATGACATTTATCGAAAAACGCTTCTGATGGGCAAGCGATACCGGGGTCATAAAAAAGATTACCGAAAAATGGCGCTGCGCTTCTGCGGCGATCTGGCCTTTATCCTCACGGGAAGCCGCTGGCTTTTTGAAACGAAAATCGCCTTTGTCTCCACCAGCGCCGGGAAAAAAGAGGTGTACATATGCGAGTTTGACGGGCGCGATCCCACGCGTTTCAGCTTCGCAAACAGCATTGTTCTGTCCCCGTCGTGGTCTTCCGACGGCCGCTGGCTGGCCTACACCTCCTACATGGCCGGCAGGCCGGACATTTATGTCCGAAATTTGAAACACAAAGGCGGCTCCGTGATATCCAGAAAGGGAATCAACGCCTTCCCGGACTGGTTCCCGGGTCGATTCGCCTTTGCCGCCACTCTGTCGTATTCCGGGGATCCTGAAATTTATTTGTTGACCGGGGATGGGAAAATTGTTAAAAGATTGACATATTCAAAAGGGATTGATGTGTCGCCGTCATGGTCCCCGGACGGGAAACATCTCGCCTTTGTGTCCGACCGCTCCGGGACGCCCCAGGTGTATGTCAAGAACATGGCCTCAAACCAGGTGAGACGATTGACCTTCGACGGCGCCTACAACGCGTCCCCGGACTGGTCTCCAAAGGGCGACAGGATCGCTTTTTCGGGGGTGAAAGACGGTCGGTTTCATATTTTTGTCATTGGCGCCGGCGGCGGAAAAGCCATTCAGCTTACGCGCGGCTCCGGAAACAACGAATCGCCCTCATGGTCCCCCAACGCGAGCCATATCGCCTTTAGCTCTTCGCGTTCGGGGGCTTATCGGATATACGTGATGACGGCGTCTGGAAACGGTCAGCACCGTCTGACGCTTTTGCCGGGCGAGCAGACCGACCCTGAGTGGTCGCCTGTGATAAAAAAAAGATAA